The genomic region TGATCGACGCCTCGGGCGTCGCGTTCTCGGTCATGCCGTCTTCCTCTCCGCGTCGCCCAGTGCCTGGGCGGTCGCGTCCTTCCAGGCCATCCAACTCAGCAGAGCACACTTCACGCGAGCCGGGTACTTGGAGACGCCGACGAACGCGACCGCGTCCTCCAGCACCTCCTCCATGGCCTCGTCGGGCTCGATCTTGCCCTTCGACTGCATCATCTCCAGGAACACGCCCTGGATCTTCTGCGCCTCGGCCAGCTCCTTGCCGACGAGCAGCTCGTTCAGCACGGACGCGCTGGCCTGGCTGATGGAGCAGCCCTGGCCCTCGTACGAGACATCGGTCAGCGTCTCGCCGTCGTACTTCACGCGCAGCGTGATCTCGTCGCCGCACGTCGGGTTGACGTGGTGCACCTCGGCGTCACCGTCGCGCAGGCCACGCCCGTGCGGGTGCTTGTAGTGGTCCAGGATCAG from Streptomyces sp. NBC_00190 harbors:
- the sufU gene encoding Fe-S cluster assembly sulfur transfer protein SufU; the protein is MKLDSMYQELILDHYKHPHGRGLRDGDAEVHHVNPTCGDEITLRVKYDGETLTDVSYEGQGCSISQASASVLNELLVGKELAEAQKIQGVFLEMMQSKGKIEPDEAMEEVLEDAVAFVGVSKYPARVKCALLSWMAWKDATAQALGDAERKTA